From the Xylanibacillus composti genome, the window CAGCCAGCATATGCGAGACGATCCACGCCCCGGAAGCAAATGCTGCCGCCCCCTCCAGCGACACTTCATCCGAAAATGGCCGAGTAGCCGGATAAAGTACAAACATAATGCCTGCCGCCATCCATGCTGCTGCCGTCCACCGAATCGTATTCATGAAATCTTCCCCTTTCTGACAGAAATTAAGCAAGTAGAGATTTTACAAAAAACTAATATAATTAGTTTTCGATTAAAAAGAAAATCATGCGCCTGATTTGCGGGTTCTACCCCTCCGTCACATGATCTTCTCCTGCCCCATTTCTGTCGCAACTTTTATCGATTTCATTTTAACTAATGTGATTAGTTTTTGCAAGCAAAAAAACTTTTTTTGTATAGCGTGTGTGTCTACAGGAACACCGCTCCGGATGCACCGCACCCAGAGCGATCCTCCAGTCCCCTTCTTTCCTTTGAAAAGTGAAATCCGCATCGGTTGCAACGAGTCTCCACGCCTCGCAACGGCGCTTACTTAGCGCGCATATGCCTTGCGAAATCCATCGATGCAATTCCAAACGGCGAAGATCAAGTAAATACTGACCGCCCCCCACATCGTTCGGCCCACAAATTGGTCAGGCGTAATCTCGAACATATCTGCCATGAAAGCGATGAATGCCTGCTCCAGCAAATCAGGCTGGCTAATAATAAGCAGGAATACGACCGCGGCTGCCAATTCCTTCGCCAGATTGAAGAACGCCAGGGGTTTCGTCCAATGACGCTTGAACAACTTCACGAGCACCAGGATCAGGCTAAACCCTATGACTAAAACTACAAGCGGCCAATAGGCGTGCAGGACCTCTTGATTGAAAGCGCGAATTTGCAAGACGAGACCATTCTCTCCGCTTTGGTGTACACCTGCGAGATGATCCGCATAGAAATAAAACGTCGCCAATATGGCCAACCCCAGTAGTTCCCAGAACACTTCAAATCGCGTAATAACCGCGTCCTTCGGCGCTTGAGGAATGCTCTTCAGATCCTGCGGCGTCCACGGTTTTTCTTTGAATCCCGCCATTTCCATGCCAGTTCCCCACCCCGTCCTCTCCAGAATAGCGAAGACGAGCGTTACCCAGAAGAACACTTGCACGGTAATTGAACAGATACGCCAGATTCCTTCCCCCACAACGAACAACACGATTTGAACCATCGCCACGTCTGTATCCTGATGCTCAAGAGTACGATTGGCAACCAGCGTAATCAGAGCAATCACTACGGCAATGGGGAAAATCATTTTCAAAACCGACACATACTGATCATACAACCGAGGACCAATCAAGTGCATGGGCTTATCCCGATAAGCGCCTGCCAGCAAAACCGGGTCGCCTAACTTCTCCAATGCTTCTTCCACATCCTGCTCCGTATAATCGTCGGGCAGCATGTCCTCAATCGTCGATCTCAGCTCTAAGGCTATGTCTTCCCTGTTTTTTTCCGGCAATCGCCGCGTTACTTCCTCAATATAAATATCCGCAAGTCTCATTCTCGTTCCTCCCCCTGCAATAAGAGATAGAGCTCCTTTGAACTATTCAGCCATTCCTTTTTCAGTTCATGGAAAATTTCTTCCCCATAAGCACTCAGCTCGTAATATTTACGCGGTCTTGCTTCCGAAGTGTCCCAGCTGCTCGTGACCAAACCTTGCTTTTCCAGTCTGCGCAGCAGCGGATACAATGTGCTCTGTTCGATGACAATTCCAGATCGCTCCAGACATTGAACTAGAGAATAGCCGTATTGCGGCGTGCGCAATTGGCTGAGCACCGCCAAAGTCAAGGTCCCTCTCCTCAACTCTATGATCAAAGATTGCAGCAGGCTATCCATGTACTTCCCCCATTCCATACTTTCCAGAACCTTATATTGTGTGTTGTATACTATGCATTATACAGTATATAAAAATAAACTGTCAACCGACTATACAGGATCTCCTCTTCTGCCTGCTCATCCGTGAATAAACCATTGACGACCCGCACCACTCAGCGATACCATGTTCCCATGCTCAAGTTGAATGGAACGCTAGCGGAACGGACAGACACGATTCGTCCAGCTTTCCGAACTTATGCAAGTCTAACGGAACTCATCGCGCTTAACAGAGCGAAGACATGCAATAGCAGTCTCTATTCCATCGAATAAGGTCTCTCGCTTCCGTTGCCTTTCACAACACGCCCAAATACGGCCAAATAAGCTCACCTGCTTCCATTTGAACTTGTCATGATGCAATAAAAGGAGTGTATGCTATGCCAGACCATATAGATTGCGACTCGAACAGCCCCATACATCGCGCAGCGCTAAAAGCAGATTGCGAGCAATGCTTTGGCTTGTGCTGTGTTGCCCTGCCCTTTGCCGCCTCTGCAGATTTCGCTATGGACAAGGAAGCCGGACGGCCATGCCCCAACCTGCAGCACGATTTCCGCTGCGGCATTCACAGCCAGCTCAGGCAGCAGGGCTTCCGCGGATGTACGGTCTACGACTGCTTCGGCGCAGGACAGAAGGTCTCCCTACTCACTTTTGGCGGCCGGGATTGGCGTATGGAACCCGCTTCAGCATCGCTGATGTATGAGGTATTCCCAATCATGCGACAGCTCCATGAGCTGCTCTGGTATCTGGATGAAGCCTTGTCCTATGAGTCTGCGCATGCCTTGCACGTCAAACTTCGGTCCGCTCTGGATGAAACGGTTCAGCTTACAAAGCTGGCCCCTAAGGAGATCTTGGAGCTGGATCTGTCCGCGCATCACATGAAGATAAGCCCGTTGCTGCTGGAAACCAGCGAGCTTGTGCGTGCCGAGGCAGCCCGGATGCTGAACATTCCGATGAATCGCCGCACCCGCTACAATCGCGGGGCCGACCTGATGGGCGCCAAGCTCCAAGGAGCAGATTTGCGAGCGGCCCATTTACGAGGGGCATATCTCATAGCCGCCGACCTGCGCGGCGCCGACCTCAGGGCAGCCGATCTGATCGGCGCGGACTTTCGAGATGCCGACATCCGCGGTGCGGACTTGACCGGCGCCCTGTTCCTTACGCAAGCCCAATTGAATGCAGCCAAGGGAGACTCCCGCACCAAGCTGCCGCCATCTCTGGAAAGCCCCCTGCATTGGGGCGCATGAACCCGCCCCAAGCATTCAAAAAGGCTTCGCGGTCATCAGATACAAAATAACAAGCGGGATCAGCGTAGCCAGGCTGCCGAAGATCATCCAGTATCGGCTGGCAGCCTGATACGCCCCGGTTATCTCCCCTTGCTCCACCGATTGTTTGCTGTACCGAACCATTCTCACCTGGAGCGGTATCAGGACGGCCAGCCATATAACGCCAGTCAAGGCGAACAAACCGTTGGATACAGATACCCAATTCACTTCGTTCATCGCGTATCCCATCCGATGCGCCATGTAATTGCCGGTTATAATCAGCAGAACCAGCCCCGGTATCGTAAAAACATAATCCGCCGCCAGAACTTTCCGCGCGCCTGCGTGAATAATCTCCAGGTTCCGTGTCGCGTCGGCCATCACCTTCCAGAAAGCTGTCACCAGAATGTTCCCGAAGAACAGGATAGCGCCTAGCACATGCAGAAACAGCATCCATTTCATGTTAATCCCTTCCTTCATTTCTAGTTACATCATTAATAACATACCGACCAGCGGTTTGTAAATAGGCAAAAAAAAGACTAGCCAAGAAAGGCCAGTCCATTTCCTTTGTATTCCGCCCTAGATAAAGGCTCGCTTGCAAGCAACCCCGGCAATGCCGCCGTCGATCACAGCGCGAAATTGGGAATACATACATGCACTGCATGTTGATTTTCCCATAGGAACCTCTTACACTCCTAGAAGGGACGCTTCTATGATAACGAACCGATAAAGAGAGGTACCGCACATGAACTCATCCAAGTGGACTATGCCATTTGCATCGATGCAATGGTTATTTTTTATATTTGCCAATACGGTCGTTGTGCCGCTGTCTGTCGGAACCGCCTTCGATCTGCCTGCCCACGAAATCGCAGGAACGCTCCGAAGCTCGCTGCTGTTTACAGGTCTGGCCTGTGTGCTCCAAGGCTTGTTCGGCCATCGGCTGCCGCTGATGGAGGGGCATTCCGGCGTAATGTGGGGGCTTGTCTTAACGATGAGCCTGTCCTCCTCCGCGCTTGGCATGAGCTTGCCGGACATCGGCGGCGGCATAGCCACGGGCATGCTGCTGGCTGGTGCAGCCATTGCGCTGCTTGCGTTATGCAACGGGTTGACCTTTATGCAAAAACTATTTTCGCCGATGGTGCTCAGCGTGTTTTTACTCCTGCTGACGTTTCAGCTGATCCTGATTTTTTTCGATGGCATGCTTGTCATCCGGGCTGACGGCACCCTGGACATCCCAGTCACCGCCTTTGCCTTCGGCATCATGCTCTTCGTCATTGCGCTCAAGGTATCGGGAATTCAGGCGATCAGCAGTTTTTCCATCCTGATCGGCATGGCTGGCGGCTGGATCGGCTATGTGTGGCTCTTCCCGACTGCTGCCGCCTATCAGACACCAGGCCTGCTGGCGTTCCCAGTTTTCCCGTTCGGCGCGCCCAATCTTAATCTGGGCATCGTCATGGTTACGTTTTTGGCGACCTTCCTGAATTTGAGCAATACGGTTGCCGCTGTCCAGACTGCATCCAAGCTGTTGGACCAGCCGGTCAGCCAGAAGCAGTTCAACCGCTCCTATATCTTGACAGGCAGCTATTCTGTCGGAGCCGCAGTGCTCGGCCTTGTCTCTTATGCGCCCTTTGCTTCCTCGATCGGATTTCTCGAAAGCACGCGCATCTTCCAGCGCAAGCCCTTCCTCATTGGGGGCGGCTTGATGGCGCTGCTCGGCCTGTTCCCCATGCTCGGCGGCTTGCTTGCTGCGCTGCCGATTTCAGTAGGGAATGCGGTCTTGTTCGCTGCTTATTTGCAGCTGTTCGGAACGGCCCTGCAATCTGTAAAGGCATTCGATTTCGACTCTGTGTCGATCCATCGCATTGCCCTGCCGGTACTGATCGGCATCGGGCTGATGTTCACCGATCCCGGCCTATTCGGCAGCCTGCCCGTGCTCATCCAGCCTTTGGTGACGAACGGCTTTGTCGTAGGGGTGCTGCTGTCCATCGTACTGGAATTCAAAAAATGGGATTGATCCAATCGGATCACAGCTCGCGAATCCGGATATTGCGCCACCGGCAGGCGGCATCCGGCGCCCAGCGCGCTTCGCCCATGCCCGGGTCATTGTCGTGAATCTCGAACGCAATATGGCCTTTGCTTCCAAGCAGCTGGCGAATAGCTTCTGCGTCGTAATCCGGATGCTGCAAGGTTGCCGTGTCGATCTCGGATACTTTCAATCCGTTAATATGGACCGTAATGCGCGGGGAAGCGCCTTCAACCCGGATGCGGAACTCATTCCAATCGTCCCACTTCCACACAGAGAGGAACTGTTCGCCGGTTGCCGCCTCCTCCAACAAGGCCGGCTTGTCAGGCGTCATCGGCTCAATGCTCGTTGCCGGATCCTCCAGGCGCAGTCCGACAGGTCTGCCCTGCTCGTCATACAGCGCATCCAGCGTATAGTTGATGCCGTGAAACCCGCCAATGCCGTTGCCGTAGATGCCGCCGATATTCCCCGACCGGCGATGGTCAAGCAAAATTTGAAAGCCTTGGGAACCAAGTGCAGTTGCCCGGACCAAAATGCCAGTATCCGCCGGCCAATCCGGGCGCACTTCCAGCACAAGCTCGAAATCGCCGTATACGTCATCGCTTAGCAAATACCCGCCATACCCGCAGCCCGGCGGGTCCTGACGGCCGACAATGGCTCCATCCTCGACTGTCCACGCGCCCGACGTTTGCAGCGCTCGCTGATACGCCTCTGAAGTTTTGTCCGGCCCCGGCAAACCGGGAGCTCGAGGAACCGGCAGGCGCGGCACGGCATGCCATCCTCGCAATGTTTTTCCGTCAAAAAGGGGGGTATACGTTTGCTGTTTGTTGTTCATGCTGCCTCCTATGTACTTGAAATGTCGTATTGCTATAATAGCATACCAGCGGCAAAATCATTCCAGCAGGCATTCATGACGATCTTGGCGATGAACCCCGTCTGACGACTGGCTGCTCGCCATGCCGTGAACGCATGCTGTGTCTCCCCTGTCTGTCTTCTTGGGTTACCTTGTTATTTTCTCATGTGAGCCTGGACTCCTGCAATTCTTTCTTGCTCTGTGAAAAAAGGATTCCTTCAGCAGGATACTGCCCATGATTACATAGATTTGCTATGCATAGATTTGCGATGTATAATAAGACATACATGAATGCAAAGGCGGTGTCTCAGACCTTGACGAAAATTAACAAAGAGCTGCTTAAGGGGAGCACGGGAATCCTCGTGCTGAGCGCTTTGGCACAACGGGATTTGTATGGTTACCAGTTAATTAAGGAATTGGAGCAGCAATCTGATGGGACATTCGTTCTGAAGGAGGGGACGCTGTACCCGATTCTCCATGGCATGGAGGCGGAAAAGTGGGTGGAAGCTTACTGGGAAGAAGCAGAAGGCCGCAGACGCAAGTATTACCGGATTACAGACAGCGGAAGGAAACAGCTGGAGGAGAAAAAGCGGGAATGGCGTCTGTTCCGAGGCGCGGTTGACCGTGTGCTTGGGGAGGAGCCGATATGAGAAAAGATGCCCATCCCCTATTCCAGCAGTATCTTCACGCGGTGTGCAGTCAAGTAAAGGCCAAGGAGCTTCGTCAGGATATCCGGGCTGAGCTGACAGATCACTTGGAAGAACGGATGGAGGTTAAGCTGGCGGAAGGATCGGACGAAGAGGCAGCGGCCGCATGGGCCATTCAGCAAATGGGGGAAGCGGATTCTGTCGCACAAGGACTGAATCATGTCCATAAGCCTCGCACGCCATGGGCCATGCTTGGCTCATTGGCGCTGTTGCTGGCCATCGCCCTGCTCGTCATCTATGCAGTGGAACAGAGCTACCACGCGAGAGGCAGCCAGCTGTATATTTCGTTCTTTGAGAAGCAAACCTTCTTTATCGCGGCGGGATTGCTCCTGCTGTTCGCTCTAAGTCGGTTGCCGTATCGCTCGCTGCTTCGATGGTCCAAGTGGCTCTATGCGGGAACGATTCTAATGGTAGCCGTTTCGGCATCCGAATACGGGGTACAGGTGAACGGTGTTTCGGGCTATGTCAACATAGGATCCTTCGTGGTAAATACGTCAGTCACAAGTCAGTATCTGTTCATCATCGCCGCAGCCGGATTCCTGTATAGACGGAAGGAGAACTGGGGAGCCATCCTGTGGCATACAGGATTATTTACCATAATACCTATGGCGATATACTCCCTTGCCCCTTCTCTGCCAACTCTAGTAATCTATGCAGCTGCGTATACGCTCTTGCTTATTGCAGCCAAATGCAGCTGGCGTTGGGTGCTGCCGCATGTGTTCCTGAACGGCTTGCTTATGTATGGGCTCACCTGGTATGGCCGGGAGCGATTTGCCGGATTCCTGCATCGGGAGGATCTGGCTGACGGAGCCGGGTACGTATACGTGCAAATCGACGAAGCGATTCGCTCTGCAGGCTGGTGGGGGCATGGATTTGCCGCTGTAGCCGACAAGCTGCCATTCATCCATTCGGATTCGATCTTTACGTACATGATCTACAGTCTGGGCTGGGGATTTGCGGCTTTCGTCTCAGTATGCATTCTCCTGTTTCTCATTCAGTTGGCTCAGGCTGGCCAATCGGTCCGCGACTCCTATGGAAGCATGCTGATATACGGATTGAGCGCGCTGTTCTTCGTGCAATTCGCCTGGAGCATCGGCATGTCACTGGGGCTGCTGCCATATTCCAGCGTCACGCTGCCGCTCATCAGTTACGGCGGCGGCAATCTGCTCGTACAATTGACAGCGCTTGGCATCATCTACAGCGTCTATCGCGGCAAGGACATGGTACGCATCGCGTGGGAACGTTAATCGACATTCTCCCAAAAAAAGCAGCCAATCCTGGTGCATTGGCTGCTTTATAACCTTGCTGGGGCAACGCTTCCGTTACTTCTCCATCACGGCGAAGTAATTATCCTCGTTATCCGCAAAGTTAAAGACTTTGCTGCCGGTTGGCATTGCAACGATATCGCCGACCTTGACCTGCTTATTCGCCAGATCGGCATGCAATTGATCGAGATTGTCTGTGAAGAACATTAACGAAGGCGTATCGAGATTCATTTCAGGATTCATCTTGGCTACAAATGCCCGGTCATGAAGGATAATGGTGGTTGCCGCGTTCTCCGAGGGAGACATTTCAATCCACCTCATTTCACCGCTGCGTACATCATCTACGACATGAAACCCGAACTTTTCCGTCCAGAAATCCCGCACTGCCTCTTGATTATTCACATACACCATAATTTGGCCTACTTGCTTAAACATTGAACATCCAACTCCTTTATAGTTTTTCAGAATAAATATTTTGAGAAAATGCACTGCTCCTTGCTGCTGTGCCTCGTAACCGCATCCTTCTTCCCCTCTTTCCAACTCTACTCTTAAGGCATCATTCCCGGCAACCAGCTCCGGATCATCTGTAAGCTCCGTTGTTTCATAAACTTGCCGCAGCTCAATCTGCCCTTCGCCATCCATGAGGATCGGGCATCCGCATTGCCCATTCAAT encodes:
- a CDS encoding DUF2269 family protein translates to MKWMLFLHVLGAILFFGNILVTAFWKVMADATRNLEIIHAGARKVLAADYVFTIPGLVLLIITGNYMAHRMGYAMNEVNWVSVSNGLFALTGVIWLAVLIPLQVRMVRYSKQSVEQGEITGAYQAASRYWMIFGSLATLIPLVILYLMTAKPF
- a CDS encoding FtsW/RodA/SpoVE family cell cycle protein, with amino-acid sequence MRKDAHPLFQQYLHAVCSQVKAKELRQDIRAELTDHLEERMEVKLAEGSDEEAAAAWAIQQMGEADSVAQGLNHVHKPRTPWAMLGSLALLLAIALLVIYAVEQSYHARGSQLYISFFEKQTFFIAAGLLLLFALSRLPYRSLLRWSKWLYAGTILMVAVSASEYGVQVNGVSGYVNIGSFVVNTSVTSQYLFIIAAAGFLYRRKENWGAILWHTGLFTIIPMAIYSLAPSLPTLVIYAAAYTLLLIAAKCSWRWVLPHVFLNGLLMYGLTWYGRERFAGFLHREDLADGAGYVYVQIDEAIRSAGWWGHGFAAVADKLPFIHSDSIFTYMIYSLGWGFAAFVSVCILLFLIQLAQAGQSVRDSYGSMLIYGLSALFFVQFAWSIGMSLGLLPYSSVTLPLISYGGGNLLVQLTALGIIYSVYRGKDMVRIAWER
- a CDS encoding VOC family protein, with protein sequence MFKQVGQIMVYVNNQEAVRDFWTEKFGFHVVDDVRSGEMRWIEMSPSENAATTIILHDRAFVAKMNPEMNLDTPSLMFFTDNLDQLHADLANKQVKVGDIVAMPTGSKVFNFADNEDNYFAVMEK
- a CDS encoding pentapeptide repeat-containing protein; amino-acid sequence: MPDHIDCDSNSPIHRAALKADCEQCFGLCCVALPFAASADFAMDKEAGRPCPNLQHDFRCGIHSQLRQQGFRGCTVYDCFGAGQKVSLLTFGGRDWRMEPASASLMYEVFPIMRQLHELLWYLDEALSYESAHALHVKLRSALDETVQLTKLAPKEILELDLSAHHMKISPLLLETSELVRAEAARMLNIPMNRRTRYNRGADLMGAKLQGADLRAAHLRGAYLIAADLRGADLRAADLIGADFRDADIRGADLTGALFLTQAQLNAAKGDSRTKLPPSLESPLHWGA
- a CDS encoding uracil/xanthine transporter; translated protein: MNSSKWTMPFASMQWLFFIFANTVVVPLSVGTAFDLPAHEIAGTLRSSLLFTGLACVLQGLFGHRLPLMEGHSGVMWGLVLTMSLSSSALGMSLPDIGGGIATGMLLAGAAIALLALCNGLTFMQKLFSPMVLSVFLLLLTFQLILIFFDGMLVIRADGTLDIPVTAFAFGIMLFVIALKVSGIQAISSFSILIGMAGGWIGYVWLFPTAAAYQTPGLLAFPVFPFGAPNLNLGIVMVTFLATFLNLSNTVAAVQTASKLLDQPVSQKQFNRSYILTGSYSVGAAVLGLVSYAPFASSIGFLESTRIFQRKPFLIGGGLMALLGLFPMLGGLLAALPISVGNAVLFAAYLQLFGTALQSVKAFDFDSVSIHRIALPVLIGIGLMFTDPGLFGSLPVLIQPLVTNGFVVGVLLSIVLEFKKWD
- a CDS encoding HAAS signaling domain-containing protein, producing the protein MRLADIYIEEVTRRLPEKNREDIALELRSTIEDMLPDDYTEQDVEEALEKLGDPVLLAGAYRDKPMHLIGPRLYDQYVSVLKMIFPIAVVIALITLVANRTLEHQDTDVAMVQIVLFVVGEGIWRICSITVQVFFWVTLVFAILERTGWGTGMEMAGFKEKPWTPQDLKSIPQAPKDAVITRFEVFWELLGLAILATFYFYADHLAGVHQSGENGLVLQIRAFNQEVLHAYWPLVVLVIGFSLILVLVKLFKRHWTKPLAFFNLAKELAAAVVFLLIISQPDLLEQAFIAFMADMFEITPDQFVGRTMWGAVSIYLIFAVWNCIDGFRKAYAR
- a CDS encoding PadR family transcriptional regulator; this translates as MDSLLQSLIIELRRGTLTLAVLSQLRTPQYGYSLVQCLERSGIVIEQSTLYPLLRRLEKQGLVTSSWDTSEARPRKYYELSAYGEEIFHELKKEWLNSSKELYLLLQGEERE
- a CDS encoding 3-keto-disaccharide hydrolase, translating into MNNKQQTYTPLFDGKTLRGWHAVPRLPVPRAPGLPGPDKTSEAYQRALQTSGAWTVEDGAIVGRQDPPGCGYGGYLLSDDVYGDFELVLEVRPDWPADTGILVRATALGSQGFQILLDHRRSGNIGGIYGNGIGGFHGINYTLDALYDEQGRPVGLRLEDPATSIEPMTPDKPALLEEAATGEQFLSVWKWDDWNEFRIRVEGASPRITVHINGLKVSEIDTATLQHPDYDAEAIRQLLGSKGHIAFEIHDNDPGMGEARWAPDAACRWRNIRIREL
- a CDS encoding PadR family transcriptional regulator; the encoded protein is MTKINKELLKGSTGILVLSALAQRDLYGYQLIKELEQQSDGTFVLKEGTLYPILHGMEAEKWVEAYWEEAEGRRRKYYRITDSGRKQLEEKKREWRLFRGAVDRVLGEEPI